Genomic DNA from Anolis sagrei isolate rAnoSag1 chromosome 12, rAnoSag1.mat, whole genome shotgun sequence:
TACTCACCTTCCTGGGCGAGGGACCCCGCGAGACCAGCAAAGATGAGGAGAAAGAGATGAAGAGCCTCCATTCTGCTTTTAGGTTGAACAATCTGACTGGGAGCTTCAGCCTTTTATTGGTATTCGTTGACTTGTTTGTCAAATCCAAATGCTTTCCGCATTGCGAAACTTTGTAAAGTTTCTCTCAATTTATCATTCTTGTCCAGTCTTATCAGCCCTCTTTCTGAGGAATTTCCTGCCCCTTCCCACTTATCTAGCTTATGTAGCATGTAAACCTTCATGATCTAATCAAAACAGAGTTTTGGCAGATAGTTTGGGAAATGAATGCCCTAGTATCATTCAATGTTTGCATAAGACTTTGGTCAAGTAAGAAATATTTCCTTATTTGGTCGTCCCACGGCGTTATATGCAGTAACCATTTCCTTGAAGGCCTTAGAGTGATGTCAACATAggttttatgatttatttatcatgtcagaagagaattgaaaatacagttataatgcataagaaaccacaaacaaagttaaaaacttggcatgatgctaaattTCTTTGGGCCAGAAGCTGGTCTCtcagagtgcttctggtgtcgctgtgagaaggtccccattgtgcatgtgcatttcccccaaactccaccagtgttcacatttgggcatattgagtatttgtgccaagtttggtccagatccatcattgtttcagtccacagtggtctccggatgtaggtgaactacaactccaaaactcgaggtcaatgcccaccaaacccttctcgtattttctgttgctcatgagagttctgtgtgccaagtttggttcaattccttcgttggtggagttcagaatactctttgattgtaggtgactataaatcccagcaactacaactcccaaatgtcaaggtctatttcccccaaactccatctgtgttcatatttgggcatatggaatatacgtgccaagtttggtccagatccatcattgtttgtgtccacagtggtctccagatgttggtgaactacaactcccaaactcaaagtcaaaacccttctagtgttttctgttggtcatgggagtccttggtcgttggtagggttcagaatgctctttgattctaggtgaactataaatcccagcaactacaactcccaaatgtcaatggctaagacgatggaacggttgaggaattgaacaagaagacatagtttttataattttattgtttattgcttttatggtttttaaatgtattttgatgtgattttttgcttttaaccgatgtatgtatttttatatatggcatctaatttttgccgatttgtatgccgccctgagtcacctttgggttgatatgggcgggatagaagtgacttaaataaacaaataaataaataaataaataatattttccccaaactccatgtgtgttcagatttgggcaaatggaatattcgtgccaagtttggtccagatccatcattctttgagtccacagtgctctcaggatgtaggtgaactacaactcccaaactcaaggtcaatgcccaccaaacccttctcctattttctgttgctcatgagagttctgtgtgccaagtttggttcaattccttcgttggtggagttcagaatactctttgattgtaggtgactataaatcccagcaactacaactcccaaatgtcaaggtctatttcccccaaactccatctgtgttcatatttgggcatatggaatatatgtgccaagtttggtccagatccatcattgtttgtgtccacagtggtctccggatgttggtgaactacaactcccaaactcaaagtcaatgcccaccaaacccttctagtgttttctgttggtcatgggagtccttggtcgttggtggggttcagaatgctctttgattctaggtgaactataaatcccagcaactacaactcccaaatatcaatggCTAAGACAATGGAACGGTTGACgaattgaacaagaagacatcattttcataattttattgtttattgctttcatggtttttaaatgtattttgatgtgattttttgcttttaaccgatgtttgtatttttatatatggcatctaatttttGCCGATTTGTACGCCagcctgagtcacctttgggttgatatgggtgggatagaagtaacataaataaataaataaataaataaataatatttcccccaaactccatgtgtgttcagatttgggcaaatggaatattcatgccaagtttggtccagatccaccattctttgagtccacggtgctctcaggatgtaggtgaactacaactcccaaactttaggtcaatgcccaccaaacccttccagtatttgctgttggccatgggagttctgtgtgccaagtttggttcaattctattgttggtggagttcagaatgctctttgattgtaggtgaactacaactctaaaactcaaggtcaatgcgcaccaaaactttccagtatttctgttggtcatgggtgtcctgtgtgccaagtttggttcaattccatcattggtagagttcagaatactctttgattgtaggtgaactataaatcccagcaactacaacgcccaaatgtcaaggtctattttccccaaagtccaccagtgttcacgtttgggaatattgagtacttgtgccaagtttggtcctgatccatcattgtttgagtgctcaTTGGATGTAGATGTACTACAatgaaaactcaaggtcaatgtgcaCCAaaattttccagtattttctgttgctcatgagagttctgtgtgccaagtttggttcagttccttcattggtggagttcagaatactctttggttgaagctgaactataaatcccagcaactacaactcccaaatgacaaaatcaatccccctccaaccctgccagtattccaATTTGTACATATcgggtaattgtgccaaatttggtccagtgaatgaaaatccgtcctgcatatcagatatttacattatgattcataacagtagcaaaatgatagtttTGAAGTAGAAACCAAAATAACGTTGcagttgggggtcaacacaacatgaggaactgcattaggaaggttcagaaccactgatataacaaAGCAACTCCATCCAACGGTCATATATGAAGCCACTTTTATTGCATACAAGGCTTTCTCACACAAATGAGAGTGGAAACACTTGAGATGCCATCTCATTGGACTTGTTGGGTTGTGTATCAGAACCAAAAACAGAGACAGATTTCCTTCCAACTTCTTCCCGTCCTTTAGGTCTCATTGCAAGGCAGGCTCTATCACCACATAGCCTTTGATTTCAAAATCGAGTGCTGTCCAGTCTACTAAAGATGGCGGTACTGTGTCCTTCCTCATCCTCTGGAGCTGTTCTGGAGGCAACACTGTGTCCCACATGTACACTTTGGCCATTTCTCCAATGAAGCACTGGCCAGCATCCAAGGAGCCACCATAGGAATCCTGCTCCTGCCCCAGCATCGCCACCACATCGTTTGGGATCCATAAACCTTTGGCGATTCCTTTCCTAGGCAAGGGCTGACTGTCGATCCACAGCTGGATGATCCCCGTCATTCCCTCCCACGTCAGGCAGGCATTTTCCCAATGGCTCGTGGTCTGGTAAATGTTTCCAGGTATGTTGAACCTGATGCATTGTCCACGCACGCAGGTCTCATATTCATTCGGGTATTTCATCAAGAGGATCTCATTGTCCTGTTCCCTGGAAGCCACCGAGATGAGTGAGAAAGAGTTGGACAAGTCGGTGAAGAAACTGAGGCAGATGGTGAAACGCTGCAGCGGCTGCTTCAGGGCAGGTTTCAGGAGGACGTAGGAATTGTCTGAAGAGCTGGGGAAGACAAAGACTTTCCCATCCAAGCCTGTGGAAGGAAAATAAGACGGATCAGATGGGTAAGATaatatccaacaacaacaacaactccggcacaagccagtcaaggtttatttttttttgtcgtgtcaggagcaacgtgagaaactgcaagtcgcttctggtgtgagagaattggccgtctgcaaggacattgcccaggggatgcccggatgatttgatatttttgtcatccttataggaggcttctctcatgtccccgtatgagctcccgtgatagagggagctcatctgcctctccccggattcgaacctgcgacctgttgggcttcagtcctgccggcacaggggtgtcagccaggcccgtagccaggatttcgtttcgggggggtgggggggtgggggctaatttttttcaggggggattcgggggggctgagtttcggggggggggctgagtctgagtgaaagaaggtctagcctagcaaaccttttgtattattaccccaatacccccatgcatatgggatatattgagcatggtgatcagatcataatatgaataaacataacagtttaaataatgcaccagtaaggccttttcgcgaaccagcatgagaatttcggggggggggggggttaaacccttgtgccaccaggacatgttggaggttcgaatccggggagagtgtggatgagctccctctgtcagctccagctccttgtgtGGGGAtgggagaaaagcctcccacaaggatggtaaaacatcaaaacatcatgcatcccctggacaacatccttgcagacggccaattctctcacaccagaagtgacttgcggtttctcaagttgctccggacacacacaaaaattggctCTGTGCAGatgcagccctaggtaattttcaacaataagcaaacagtattttgcccccactcccaacccccaaccaatcactgatatatattttctctggatgtaggtgaactacaactccaaaactcaaggtcaatgcctaccaaacctttccagtgttttctgttggtcatgggagttctgtttaccaagtttggttcaattccttcgttggtggagttcagaatactctttgattgtaggtgaactataaataccaccaactacaattccctaatgtcaaggtctatttcccccaaattccaccagtgttcacgtttgggcatattgagtatctgtgccaagtttggttcagatccatcattgtttgagtgcacagtgctctc
This window encodes:
- the LOC137097713 gene encoding mucosal pentraxin-like, translating into METLHHFLLIFAGLAGSLAQECLDGKVFVFPSSSDNSYVLLKPALKQPLQRFTICLSFFTDLSNSFSLISVASREQDNEILLMKYPNEYETCVRGQCIRFNIPGNIYQTTSHWENACLTWEGMTGIIQLWIDSQPLPRKGIAKGLWIPNDVVAMLGQEQDSYGGSLDAGQCFIGEMAKVYMWDTVLPPEQLQRMRKDTVPPSLVDWTALDFEIKGYVVIEPALQ